The genome window TACAGGGCCTAGCCGATCGCTCATTCCGAAGCGAGTCACCATTTGCCGCGCTACTCTTGCCACTTGCTGCAAGTCGTTCGACGCCCCAGTCGTTACTTCTTCCTCGCCGAAGACAATCTCTTCAGCAATGCGGCCGCCCAAAGCTACCGCCATTTGATTTTGCAAGTAAGACCGAGAATACAAGCCAGAATCCATCCGATCTTCGCTGGGTGTGAACCAAGTCAAACCGCCAGCGCGGCCGCGGGGGATAATGCTAATTTTCTGCACGGGGTCGTAGTCGGGCATCAGCGCGCCGACTAAAGCGTGACCGGCTTCGTGGTAAGCTACTAAGGTTTTGCGCTTTTCGCTCATCACGCGGTCTTTCTTTTCCGGGCCAGCGAGCACGCGGTCGATCGCGTCGTTGACTTCATCCATCGAGACTTCGGTCAAGTTGCGGCGGGCGGCTAAAATTGCTGCTTCGTTGAGTAGGTTGGACAAATCCGCACCTGTGAAACCGGGTGTCCGGCGGGCGATTTTTTCCAAGTCCACGTCTTTCGACAAAGTTTTGCCGCGGGCGTGAACGTTGAGAATTTCTAGGCGGCCTCCGAAGTCGGGGCGATCGACTACAACTTGGCGATCGAAGCGACCCGGACGCAGCAGCGCCGCATCGAGTACGTCGGGGCGGTTCGTGGCAGCAATCAAAATGATGCCAGTATTGCCCTCAAAGCCGTCCATTTCGGTCAGCAACTGGTTCAGGGTTTGTTCCCGTTCGTCGTTACCACCGCCCAAACCAGCGCCCCGCTGGCGGCCTACGGCGTCAATTTCATCGATAAATACGATACAAGGAGCGTTAGATTTAGCTTGTTCAAACAAGTCGCGGACGCGGGAAGCACCGACACCCACGAACATTTCCACAAATTCTGAACCGGAAATCGAGAAGAAGGGAACGCCTGCTTCTCCAGCCACTGCTTTTGCCAGCAGGGTTTTGCCAGTTCCGGGAGGGCCGACTAGCAGCACGCCTTTGGGGATTTTTGCTCCGACTGCGGTGAAGCGGTCTGCATTTTTCAGGAAGTCCACGACTTCTGCGAGCTCTAGCTTGGCTTGTTCGATGCCGGCCACGTCGCCGAAAGTCACCTGAGTTTGTGGCTCCATTTGGACTCTAGCTTTGGATTTGCCGAAGTTCATGGCTTGGTTGCCGGGCCCGTTTTGGGCGCGCCGCACCAGGAAAAACAGTCCCACCAAGAGCAAGATCGGGAAGAACAGGCTGCTGAGGGCTTTTACCCAGAAGCCTTCGTCGCTTTGGGGCAGAACTGAAATATCTACGTTATTTTTGGTCAGGATGTTGATCAGTTCGGGGTCGTTCGGCAGGTTGACGAGTACCTTGTTGCCGTCCTGGGCTGTGACCAGGGCTTTGCTGCGATCGGAACTGATATTTATTTTGTCTACTCTCTTGCCTTCGACTTCCTGAATGAATTGACTGTACTTCCAAACTTCGCGGCTTGGGGGCTGTTTGTCAAAAAAAGCCGTTGCTAAGGCAATGACTACAATAGCCAGCAGTGCGTACAGGCCAGCGTTTCTCCACCGTTTATTCACCGAGGTCGATCCTCCTAATTTTTAGTCCCTGTGATTTGGGAATTTTTATTTATGTTCATCAATCTTAACGTAATTGTAACTTGTTTTTGTGTGGTGAGGAATCCCGGCCCTGCTGTGGCGATCTCAGGTGAGGTCGCGGGAACGGAACAGCCCTGCGCGGCGTCAGGAGATTGAGATACTTTACTAACACAAGGTGAATTTTTGAGTACACTATAAAGTAATATTTGTCAATGTCCCGACCAAGTATGGAGCGAGTTTAGCTGCTGGGGGAAGGGCGATCGCCCTCGTCAGGTTAATTGGGCTAACTCCTGATAAGATGCTTTAGTTAGAGGTAAGATGGGTGCAATTTATTCTTGTTCTTGAGGCTGGGCAAATGTATAGCGGTAGTGAAGCACCGGGGCAACAGCCAGACTCATTGTGGCAAGGGTTCTGAACTTCTGATGAATGCGGATGCGGTTGGCTGATGTACTGTGCCAAGCTTATGTTTACCAAGCTTATGCGAGGCGATCGCAATCTTCGGCAGCGAAAAAAGGCGGGCAGGAAAGGCGAAATAACTAGCTTTTTAACTGATATGCACAACTTCACAGAGAATATTATAGCTGCAACTAAGTTATATGATTGCGGCGACTACTTTCGGGCAGAGTTAATTTGTTCCAAAATCATTGACGGTCAGCCAGACAATTCAGATGCTTTGTGTTTGCTGGGAAGAATTAAATATCAATTATCAAAAAATCAGTTGGGTTCTACAACGGATGCAGGTCTGCGCTATCACTTGTGGTACTACAATAACCAAATTTGGGATGCGACTACATGGGCAGGCGTTAAAGCACTAAAATCTCCCTGCGATATGTGGAGTTACCAAGAAATCCTGTGGGACTTAAAACCTAGTTTAATCCTAGAATTTGGCAGTTTCTATGGTGGTGGTACTTTATTTTTTGCCTCTATTCTAGAACAAATAAATAATAACTCTCAAGTATTTTCGGTAGATATTGACCATACATCTCTCCATCCCAAAGTGAGAAATCATCCGCGCATCGAGTTAATGCTGTCATCCTCCACCGATCCTAAAGTTTCTCAAAGAATAGTCGAATTGCGGAGAGAATTTCCCGGTTCGGTATTTGCTATCCTGGATAGCAACCATGAAAAGCAGCACGTTTTGGGCGAGATGCAAATGCTGCGCTCGCTACTGGAAACAGGCGATTATTTAGTAGTTGAAGATAGTAATATTAACGGACACCCAGTTTTACCCGGATGGGGGGAAGGGCCATACGAAGCAATGGAAGAATATTTTGCCATTTATCCTGATGATTATCAAAGAGATTACCTGCGCGAACAGAAATTTGGCTTTACTTTTGCAACTGCTGGTTTTTTAATTCGGCGCTAAATATTTATATTGTACTGCAAGTCAAAGATAACCATGAAATTTCCACTGCACCAACCAACGCTAAAGTTATTAACAGGACTCTCAGGAATCGAACTGGGAGCAGCCTCGCACAATCCTTTTGGCGTGAATGCAATTAATGTTGCTCCAAAATTTGACGAGGATTTGTTTCAAGACAACCAAGTTAACATGGGAGAGCAACCGACGAAGATAGATATGTACGGCGAGGCAGACAACATTCCAGTCAAAGATAAAAGTCAGGATTTTGTCTTATCCAGCCACGTATTTGAACACATTCCCGATCCCATATCTGCTTTATTAGAATGGCAAAGAGTTATCAAGCCAGGGGGATATGTGGTGATGATTGTCCCGCAGCCGGATGCTCTTGCGGGAGACAATCGCCCGCTATCTACCTACGATCGATTAGTTAAAGCACACCGAGAAAAATGGAAGATCGAGACTGCTCCAGCAGAGAATTTATATGGCGGTAAAGGCGGACACTACTGGAAATTTACCTCAACAACTCTGAGAAAATTCTTGGAGAATCTCAAAACAGCTAATGACGGTATTCCTGCTGTCAATTGGCAACTGCTAGGCACAGAAGACCCGGACAGCAAGGTAGGAAACGGGTTTTGGCTGGCTTACCGAGTACCGTAACCGCTAGAAAAAAACACTGTAATATGTGGAAGATATAGCACTTAAGAGGTAACTCGTACCTTAGCCAATTAGCTGCTGACAGTCGCAGCATTTTTAAAGACAAGCAAGCTCAAAAAAAATTAGTTGACACAGAGGTTTCCCAGAGATGAATTCTACGAATCAGTTGAGCTATCAGCCACTTATCAGTATTGTGATGCCAGTTTACAATACACTAGAGCAGTTTTTGAGAGAAGCAATTCAATCTGTTTTAAATCAGAGCTACACTCACTGGGAATTGTGCATTGCTGACGATGCTTCAACGCAGCCTCATGTCAAGCGGATATTAGAAGAATATGCGGCAAAAGATGCGAGAATTAAAGGAGTTTTTAGAAGCCAAAACGGTCATATATCTCGCGCGTCAAATTCTGCCCTGCAATTAGCAACTGGTGAATTTATCTCGCTGCTAGATCACGACGATTTGCTGGTGGCAGATGCCTTGCATGAAGTGGTAATGCTGCTGAACGAGCATCCCGATGCAGACATGATTTATTCAGATGAAGATAAGGTAGACGATCGCAACAATGTTTGTCTTCCATGTTACAAGCCAGATTGGTGTCCTGATTCATTTTTGTCTCGGATGTACACTTGCCATCTGGGTACTTACCGGCGATCGCTAGTCAACGAGATCGGTGGATTTAGAGAAGGTTTTGAGGGCAGTCAAGATTACGATCTGGTTTTGAGGCTTACAGAAAAAACTAACAAGATATTCCACATACCTAAAATCCTCTACCACTGGAGATTTCACCCAGAATCTGCCTCTGCTTCTAGAGAAGCCAAACCTTATGCCTACGAAGCAGCAGTGAGAACCCTAACAGATGCAATTCGCAGAAGAGGCGAACCTGGACAAGTTCTCACGCATCAAAATTACCCCGGTCACTATACTATTCGCTACGCCATCAAAAGTGACAAATTGGTTAGTATCATCATTCCCACCAGGGATTTTGGCAGTATCTTAAATAAATGCTTAGAATCAATTTTTACCCATACTTTGTATCCTAATTACGAAGTTATAGTGATAGATAACGGCAGTGTAGAAGTTGAAACAACTAAATTAATTAAAAAATGGCAAAATCTGCAACCAGCTAAGTTTAAATGCTACAGGTTAGACATTCCATTTAATTACTCTAGAATCAATAACTTTGGTGTAGAAAAATCACAAGGAGATTACTTACTTTTTTTAAATAATGATACCCAAGTGCACCAAGAAGACTGGCTCAATGCTATGGTCGAGCAAGCTCAAAGACAGTCAATTGGCGCTGTGGGAGGGATGTTGCTATATCCAGATAATTCTATCCAAAACACAGGATTTATCCTAGGTGTTAACGGGATTGCCAGTCATGCCTACAAGGGAATTAGCAAGGCAGTACCGTATGACGATATGGTACATATAGGATTTACTAATAACGTATCGGCTGTCACGGGAGCCTGCTTGATGTGCCGCCGCGAAGTATTTACCAGCATCGGCGGTTTTGATGAAAACTTACCAATTGTATTCAGTGATGTTGACTTGTGTTTAAAAATGATGGCTAACGGCTATCGTAATATATATATAAGTCACGCCAAAGTATGGCATCAAGAATTAAAAGGTTGGGCTTTTGAACTAACTGATGTAGAACAGTTAAAAATTGAGGAAACGGCGGCTAAATTGATGGTAGCGAGGTGGAATAAATTTATCAAGCGCGACCCTTGCTTTAGCCAGCATTTAGTTAATAAGTTCAATAAAAAGTTCAACCAGAGTGAAACAAGCCAGCCTTTAGTTAGCATTTGCATTCCTACTTATAACGGCGATAAATACCTGAGCGAGGCACTTTGTAGCGCTATGGCTCAGACTTATCCAAACCTAGAAATTATTATTTCGGATGACGGTTCGACTGACCAAACAGTGGCGATCGCTAAGTCGCTTACGGACAAGTTTGCCGGTCATTTCAGAATTTGGACTCACAATCAATTTGGATTAGTAAAAAATTGGAATCACTGTATTTCTCAGGCTAAAGGGAAATATATTAAGTTGTTATGTCAAGATGACTTGCTAGAGCCGGAGTGTGTTGCCGAACTGGTGAATTTAGCAGAACAGGACGAACAAATAGGTTTGGTATTTTCGCGGCGGGGAGTTTTGCTAGCAGGAGATGCCAACTCCGATCCGGCTTGCCAAGCAATCGGTAGAGGAGCTGTAGAAATCTCTCAAAACTGGTCAAACTTGCAACCAGTACAAGATGGGAAAGCACTGCTGGCAGAGCCTAATCTTTTGAACAATCCGATTAATAAAATTGGAGAACCGAGTACAGTTCTGATTAGAAAGGAAGTTTTCGATCGCGTCGGATTGTTCGATGTAGAATTGCAGCAATTAGTTGATGTTGAAATGTGGTTCAGAATTATGAGCTGCTACAAAATCGGTTTTGTCAACAAAAGTTTATCGCACTGGCGCGTTCACCTCAAGCAACTGACAAGAGAAAACTTGCTGAAGGGAGAAATTGTGCAAGATGTTCAAAGATTGCACCATAAAATTTTACAGAGTCCGTATTTCAATTTACTGAGTTCTGAAGTGAAAAATCGGATGACTGACGCTACTCAAGTCAAAGAGTGGATGCGACAGTTAGCTGGAGCCCAAAAACAGTCCGTAAATGTTACTGAAAATGTTACTGCTGTTCCTGTTGTTCCGGCTCTTTCTCTAGAAGTTACCCAAATTTCCCCCGTTGCCCCTAATATTCGCAGACCCTTTTGGTCTGTAATGATTCCCACCTACAACCGCGTCAAATATTTAGAGCAAGCGTTAAAAAGCGTCTTGCAACAGGCTCCAAGTTCTGAGGAAATGCAGGTTGAAGTGGTTAACGATTGCTCGAACCAATCTATCCAAGATGAAATGGAGGCAATTGTTAAAGCTGTCGGTGGTGGACGAGTTAATTTTTATCGACATCCAGAACAAGATATCGGTCAAACTGCTATCTTTAATCTCTGCATTCAACGATCTCACGGTGAGTGGGTTCACATTTTACACGACGACGATGTTGTATTACCTGGTTTTTACAGTCGCTTGCGAGAAGGTATAGAAAAAGAACCGAGCGTTGGTGCAGCTTTTTGCCGCCACATTTATACAGACGAAGCAGGAAATCAGCGTTGGGTATCTTGGTTAGAAAGAGAAACTCCAGGGGTACTTAGTGATTGGTTAGAACAGATTATTGTTATGTGTCGGCTGCAAGCTTCTCCTATTGCAGTTAAACGCAGCGTTTACGAAAATCTGGGCGGTTTCTGCCCTCAAGCTGGTGCTGCTTCTGATTGGGAGATGTGGAAGCGAATTGCAGTGCATTATCCGATTTGGTACGAACCTGAACCGCTAGCTTGGTATCGCCAACATTCTTCGTCAGACAATACTCGCTTGCTCAAATCAGGCGGACTAATAGCTGACGTGCGAAGATCGATCGAGATTTCTCAATCCTACTTGCCAAGCGCGATCGCCGATAAGTTATCGAATCAAGCCAGAGAACATTATGCTTTGTATGCCTTAAATACAGCCAAGAAACTCCTGACAGACGGAGACTCGGAGGCTGCGATTGCTCAAATTCGAGAGGGACTAAAGTGCAGTCAATCTGCCCAACTAAAAGAGGCATTAGTTTCACTACTATTGCTTGGTGAATCTCATCAACCTTCTACCGGATTTTCAAGCTCAATCAATCAGCAACAAAAAGAATCAAGTAACGAATCAGCTACGGCCAACAGTCAACCTACCCGCAAACAAATTGCTGATATCTGGCTTAATTTACCAGCAGAACAAGTTGCAAGTGCCTTTGCAGGCGATGCCGGCAAACAGCACCAAGCGCTGCTGGCCAGCGACATTAGATATGAACCGCTAACAGATACAGAAGAGACTTTTGTGAGCGAATTAGTCGCCAATGTGGCGAAAGGATTTAACGAGCCAAAAGCCATCAATTACCTGCTCGCAGCAATGCTGTACCGGCGGGCAGACCAATTGCCGCTTAAGTACGATCGCGCTACAGTGCCTAATTGGTTCGCCAACGAATATCTCAAATTCATGTTTACTTGTCCGAACGTATTTCAAACCAGAGGAGAAGCAGACAGTTACTATCAATTCATCCAAGGCTGGATTGATTACTTACATACTAATTTGTTCAAGAATGCAGATTCGCCACTGTGGCAGAATATTGCTTTGTTGTTCGCGCAAGTTGCGAACTTTATCCCGCTTTATTTTACCACGGCAAACCTGCGCGATATTTACACGAAACGGGCGGAAATTATTGAGTTTTCGCTCAAAAATCGCGGCAGTTCAATTGATTGTATCTTCCCGGCGCGATCGCCAAATCGGACAAAAATCCGCGTCGGCATCATCAACGACCATTTCGCGCCGCAAACCGAAACCTTCGCTACCATCCCGGTTTTCGAGCATTTAAACCGCAACCAGTTCGAGATTTACCTGTACGCGCTCAACACCAGCGGCCACCAATTAGAACAATACTGTCAAAGTCGCGCCGACAAACTGGTTGCACTCCCGAAAGACTTTACATCGCAAGTCCAAACAATCCGCGCCGACGACTTAGATATCCTGTTTTTCGGTACGAATTTAACAGCTATTAACAAACCGCTGACTTCACTAGCAATGCACCGTTTAGCGCGGGTACAAACTACATCTTTCTGTTCTCCCACTACCACCGGAATCCGGCACATGGATTACTACATCGCAGGTCAATTTACCGCGCCGGATGCTAGTTATCAAGAACAATATCGCGAACAGTTGGCTGTTCTCCAAGGCAGCGGTTTTTGTTTCACATACGCAACAGAATCGGAAGTAGCTACAGTTAAACCTACCCGCCAAAGTCTGGGAATTTCAGACAATACAACCGTTTTTATCTCCGGCGCTAACTTCTACAAAATTCTGCCGGAGTTGAGGGAGAGTTGGGTAAAAATTCTAGCTGCTGTACCCGATTCAATCTTGATTTTATATCCCTTCGGCCCCGCTTGGACTCGCACCTATCCTGCCACACCTTTTGTCAACAATCTGAATGCTGTCTGCGCTAAATACGGCGTCAATAACAACCGCTTGCGGTTCGTAAAACAACTGCCTAGTCGCGCGGATGTGAAAGAATTTTTGCAGCTAGCAGATGTTTATCTCGATTCCTATCCTTATGCTGGGGCAACATCGTTAATCGATCCTTTGCAAGTAGGATTGCCGGCGGTGGTTGTGGAAGGAAATGCTTTGCGGTTCCGCCAAGGTTCGGCGATGCTGCGGGAACTGCAAATGCCTGATTTAATTGCGTATGACGAAGCATCTTACATTCAGCTAGCCGTTACCCTCGGCACTAACCCGCAATTGCGGCAGCAAAAACGGCAGGAAATTCAGCAAAAAATGCAAGCTAATCCGGCTTGTTTTGACAGTGTGGCATACTCTGGGGCGATCGGCAAATTATTCCAAGAACTCTTTGGCAAATGGCAAACCAGCCACCTGGAAGCATCGCACAACTTACAGGATAGCATTCCCAAGCAGCCAGATTTGGACGAGATTCTCTCGAATGCCCTCAAGCTTTACCAACGAAACTCCTCAAACATCTCAGCAATATCCGAACTGCGTCAAATCCGCAAACAAATAGCTGATTTTTGGCTGAACGTTCCTGCCGAAAACCTCGAAATCGCCTACAGAAGCGCTTCAGGTAACAGCTATCAAATGCTGCTCAAGAGCGGTTTCCAACGTCAACCGATGATGGAAAGCGAACAAATGTTTTTGCAGCAATTAACCCAGATTAGCAAAGGATTAGTGCATCCCAAAGCTGTCAACGCCTTGCTTGCCGCTATGCTGTATTTCCCGCCGGAAACCATGCGAATTCCCGACGCTCGCAACCGTTTGCCACACTGGTTAATTGGGGATTACGAACAAGTTTTTGAGACGGAAGCCGCCGTCAAGTCTGATTCTACTTCTGACTTGCTAGCTCAATACATTCAATCGCGACAATTTGCGAATCAACTGTTAGGATGCGTCAATCTTTACCGCATCGATCCGTCTGACGAATCGGTAGTTTTGGAACTCCGCCAAATTAGAAAACAAATGGCTGATTTTTGGCTGACTGTTCCCTCAGAGAAACTCGAAAGTTTTTACCGAGGAGACGTTCGCAAGGGATATCAAGCACTTCTTAGCTGCGGCTTGCAAGCAGAATCGATGACTGAAGCCGAACAGCAGTTTTTGCAGAAATTGACCGAAATTAGCAAAGGGTTGGTGCAGCCTCAAGCTATCAATGCTCTGCTGGGGGCGATGCTGTATTTTGTTCCGGGAAAAATGCGGGTTCCCGACGCTCGCACCCGCTTGCCGCAGTGGTTGCTTGAAGATTACGAAAAGGTGTTTGAAAGCGCATTTGCGACAACAGAACCAACACTTGTCAAACAAGATTATCTGCCGCAGTTTCTCAATCAATTAACTGCTGCTGTCAATCTCTATGAAATCGACCCGACGGCTGAATTGGTAATAGCAGATTTGCGGCATATTCGCAAGCAAATTGCCGATTTGTGGCTGAGCGTTTCCGGCGAACAAGTAGAAGTTTTTTACCGGAGCGATTTTGGCAAAGGTTACAAAGCACTGTTGGGCAGCGGGTTTATTAACGAGCCGCTCAATGAGAGCGATCGCGAGTTTTTCAAGTCGTTGGTTGTTGAGTTGAGTAAAGGGTTTGGAGCGCCTAAAGCTGTGAATAATTTGTTGGCGGCGATGCTGTATTGTCGCCCTGGACAGTTGCGGGTTGAGGATGCGAATACTTGTTTGCCTCCGTGGTTGTTGGCGGATTACGAGCAGTTTGTTGGGGGTGCGATCGAGCTTGCTGTCAAGTAAACGGATCGCGCAGGGCGGGCAGCGGCTCGCCCTGCGCGATCGATTAGTTAGGCAATTGGAACTTGATTTGGAAGCGCAAAAGAAATGCTTCAAATATATAGAAACGGTGAAAATGGAGAAATAATTAGAGGCAAAGGGTTGTCGGCATTTATACACAACGGGGACTACTATGAAACCATCATCGGAGTTTTTGAGGACGGTACGATCGATTGTTGGGAATTGGTTAACTTTGAGGAATTCAAAACCAAAGTTGCTGAGGGATGGGTTGTTACCGAAGTTCCCAAGGGTGCGAGGATAAGCTGTCACCATCTCTACTACGGAAACTCGACTTTAGAATTCTATATAGAGATTGATGAGTTTGTCAAAGAAGTGGAAGATACGATAAATTTGCTTCAAGGCAAGCAAACAGTTTCAGAGACTTGTGTTCAAGCCTTTGCTAGATTCTTAACGTTACCAACAAAAGAAAATAAAAGTAGCTTGCAAGAAGTTTACAATGCTATTCCAAAACATCTGAGAATTTATGTGCTTGGCGATATGGATTGTAAAGATTCTGCTATCAGAATGTGTATCGAAAAAACAGAAATTTCCCAGGAAATTATCGAAAGCTTGAAGAGGAGCTATGAATGGATATTTGAACAATTAAATTAAGCGAATATCTGAATCTTCAGTATTGTCCCAAACTCTATCTAGTGATGTTTGACTCGCTTGAAGCCAAAACTCAGCTTCTGCATCAGGTAAGAGTGTTACTAATACTTTTGCCCCTTCGGGTAACTCTGATAACTCCAGCAGCTCAATTTTCCCTTGTCGAACAGTAGCCCAAAGCGCTTTCAGCATATCCACCTCATAAACTGTGCTTTATGCAATTTGCAGATTTTTGGTAAGTTTTCGCACTGAGTGACTAATTACAACCTAACGCTGTTTTAGCCCGATCGCCTGACGGGGAGTGGCTGGCAATGTTTCGCCCAGAAAATGGACAAGCTGCGACATTACGATATCGCTGTTTGCACCGCAGCAGTCCTTTATCCGCAGGAAAGGTTTGTAGCGGCGCATTGCAATGCCATTATCACGGTTGGCTCTACAATCAAATTTGCACCCCGATTTGCTATCAATTCAACACGAGTTCGGGCTGCTGAGTCTCAAACAAAGGGCGAGTTACCTGACGCAGCAGCACTGTTTCTAAACTGCCTTCTACTACACTTTCTGCTTCTATTTCCAACTCGCCCCACAATAGCCGATCGCCTTGATTTGGCATTTTACCTAAATGGTGGATCGCGAATCCGGCGATTGTTTGGTAAGCTTGGTTAGTCGGCAGGTTTAACCCGAGTTTTTCGTTAACTGCTGTCACTTCCCAATTGCCAGAAATTAGTGCCGAATGAGCATCTTTTTGAAGGATAGTTGCCTGGGAAGGTAACAGCAAAGGTTGAGACTCTTTACTGGTAATCCAACCGGTCAGAAGCCGCACGGTACCGTTGAGAATTGCTAGCAGCGGCCACAGTAATTTTGAGCAGAGTTCGAGGGCCGGCATCAACAGCAAAGCGGTGCGTTCTGGGGCGTGGGTTGCTAATACTTTGGGGATTAGTTCTCCTAAGACTATTTCTACGTAAGTTACTAAGATAAAAGCTGTGGGAACTGCGATCGAATGAGCAGTCAGCACGGCCGGCAAATGACCGATCGGCAATTTGTCGATCCACGGTTCGATCCAGTGTACAGTCGCTCCCTCACCCAACCAACCCAACAGCAAACTCCCTGCTGTTGTGCCAGTTTGAGTCACAGACAGGTAATGCGGTATGTTGTTCTGGGCTTGGTGGACGAGTTCGGCGGTTTTAGCGGTTGGGCGATCGTCCAAGCGGGCAAGTTGGAGGATTTGATGGCGATCGGCTGATACTAATGCTAGTTCTGACGCCACAAAAAAGGCGATTAAAAGTGTTAAGCCTAGCAACATTGCTAATCTCAGCATTGTTTGAGCGACTTCTATTTCCAGGCAAGTAAGGTTGTTCAAGATAGATATCTAATATGATAGAGGTTTTAAGTTAATTATTTTATTTTAGCTGGGGAGTGAGATAGATCGATCGCCAGACATTGCGGATATCCCCACTACCCGTATTCGTAGGTGCGCCCAGCGCACCTTACCCGTAGAACTTGTGAACTCTTTCTCTTGTCTTCCTACCCTTCGGGAACGGCTTCGCCGAACGCGCCCTTGGTGTCTTCGCGGTTCGTTTTAACTGAGATATTGCACCATTCTCAATTACTTGTTTAGGAACAGGCTTTTCGGTGTGTGAAGCGAGAAAATTTATCTTTTGTGGAACAGGCCGAAAAGCCTGTTCTTGACAATGATGAAAGATGTGAGTCAAAAAATCTAATTCACAACACCGGAACTCATTGCTGTATCAACTCTCCCTTGTTTCCCGGAGCGAGTTAATTTCCGTAAAAGTCTGCACCGGATCGGAATTCAACCCGCCTTGAATGTAATTCAACTTCACTTCTTCTAACAAATCCGACAGCAGCGACTGCAATTCCCCAAGAGTTTTCTCATCTTGCAATTCCCGCCGCAAACTTTGATTAAATTCTTGGCTGAAATTATCGAGAATTTTTCTACCTTTATCGTCTTCATAAGTAGTAGATACCACATCCACAGCAGTTTTAGCTAAATAATTCGCTAGCTGTTCCGTCATCTCAGTAGGCAAAATGTTAATCGGAGAGAAAGTTTGCAGGATTTGATAGAAATCCGACTGTTTGATTGTTGTTTCTAAATTGTGGTGCAGCAATTCTTCCAAATCCGGTTGCACCTGCGGCAAAACTTTGTAAATTGTCAGATCCAAAATCCGCTTGGTAA of Oscillatoria nigro-viridis PCC 7112 contains these proteins:
- a CDS encoding glycosyltransferase; its protein translation is MNSTNQLSYQPLISIVMPVYNTLEQFLREAIQSVLNQSYTHWELCIADDASTQPHVKRILEEYAAKDARIKGVFRSQNGHISRASNSALQLATGEFISLLDHDDLLVADALHEVVMLLNEHPDADMIYSDEDKVDDRNNVCLPCYKPDWCPDSFLSRMYTCHLGTYRRSLVNEIGGFREGFEGSQDYDLVLRLTEKTNKIFHIPKILYHWRFHPESASASREAKPYAYEAAVRTLTDAIRRRGEPGQVLTHQNYPGHYTIRYAIKSDKLVSIIIPTRDFGSILNKCLESIFTHTLYPNYEVIVIDNGSVEVETTKLIKKWQNLQPAKFKCYRLDIPFNYSRINNFGVEKSQGDYLLFLNNDTQVHQEDWLNAMVEQAQRQSIGAVGGMLLYPDNSIQNTGFILGVNGIASHAYKGISKAVPYDDMVHIGFTNNVSAVTGACLMCRREVFTSIGGFDENLPIVFSDVDLCLKMMANGYRNIYISHAKVWHQELKGWAFELTDVEQLKIEETAAKLMVARWNKFIKRDPCFSQHLVNKFNKKFNQSETSQPLVSICIPTYNGDKYLSEALCSAMAQTYPNLEIIISDDGSTDQTVAIAKSLTDKFAGHFRIWTHNQFGLVKNWNHCISQAKGKYIKLLCQDDLLEPECVAELVNLAEQDEQIGLVFSRRGVLLAGDANSDPACQAIGRGAVEISQNWSNLQPVQDGKALLAEPNLLNNPINKIGEPSTVLIRKEVFDRVGLFDVELQQLVDVEMWFRIMSCYKIGFVNKSLSHWRVHLKQLTRENLLKGEIVQDVQRLHHKILQSPYFNLLSSEVKNRMTDATQVKEWMRQLAGAQKQSVNVTENVTAVPVVPALSLEVTQISPVAPNIRRPFWSVMIPTYNRVKYLEQALKSVLQQAPSSEEMQVEVVNDCSNQSIQDEMEAIVKAVGGGRVNFYRHPEQDIGQTAIFNLCIQRSHGEWVHILHDDDVVLPGFYSRLREGIEKEPSVGAAFCRHIYTDEAGNQRWVSWLERETPGVLSDWLEQIIVMCRLQASPIAVKRSVYENLGGFCPQAGAASDWEMWKRIAVHYPIWYEPEPLAWYRQHSSSDNTRLLKSGGLIADVRRSIEISQSYLPSAIADKLSNQAREHYALYALNTAKKLLTDGDSEAAIAQIREGLKCSQSAQLKEALVSLLLLGESHQPSTGFSSSINQQQKESSNESATANSQPTRKQIADIWLNLPAEQVASAFAGDAGKQHQALLASDIRYEPLTDTEETFVSELVANVAKGFNEPKAINYLLAAMLYRRADQLPLKYDRATVPNWFANEYLKFMFTCPNVFQTRGEADSYYQFIQGWIDYLHTNLFKNADSPLWQNIALLFAQVANFIPLYFTTANLRDIYTKRAEIIEFSLKNRGSSIDCIFPARSPNRTKIRVGIINDHFAPQTETFATIPVFEHLNRNQFEIYLYALNTSGHQLEQYCQSRADKLVALPKDFTSQVQTIRADDLDILFFGTNLTAINKPLTSLAMHRLARVQTTSFCSPTTTGIRHMDYYIAGQFTAPDASYQEQYREQLAVLQGSGFCFTYATESEVATVKPTRQSLGISDNTTVFISGANFYKILPELRESWVKILAAVPDSILILYPFGPAWTRTYPATPFVNNLNAVCAKYGVNNNRLRFVKQLPSRADVKEFLQLADVYLDSYPYAGATSLIDPLQVGLPAVVVEGNALRFRQGSAMLRELQMPDLIAYDEASYIQLAVTLGTNPQLRQQKRQEIQQKMQANPACFDSVAYSGAIGKLFQELFGKWQTSHLEASHNLQDSIPKQPDLDEILSNALKLYQRNSSNISAISELRQIRKQIADFWLNVPAENLEIAYRSASGNSYQMLLKSGFQRQPMMESEQMFLQQLTQISKGLVHPKAVNALLAAMLYFPPETMRIPDARNRLPHWLIGDYEQVFETEAAVKSDSTSDLLAQYIQSRQFANQLLGCVNLYRIDPSDESVVLELRQIRKQMADFWLTVPSEKLESFYRGDVRKGYQALLSCGLQAESMTEAEQQFLQKLTEISKGLVQPQAINALLGAMLYFVPGKMRVPDARTRLPQWLLEDYEKVFESAFATTEPTLVKQDYLPQFLNQLTAAVNLYEIDPTAELVIADLRHIRKQIADLWLSVSGEQVEVFYRSDFGKGYKALLGSGFINEPLNESDREFFKSLVVELSKGFGAPKAVNNLLAAMLYCRPGQLRVEDANTCLPPWLLADYEQFVGGAIELAVK
- a CDS encoding DUF7638 domain-containing protein yields the protein MLQIYRNGENGEIIRGKGLSAFIHNGDYYETIIGVFEDGTIDCWELVNFEEFKTKVAEGWVVTEVPKGARISCHHLYYGNSTLEFYIEIDEFVKEVEDTINLLQGKQTVSETCVQAFARFLTLPTKENKSSLQEVYNAIPKHLRIYVLGDMDCKDSAIRMCIEKTEISQEIIESLKRSYEWIFEQLN
- a CDS encoding Rieske 2Fe-2S domain-containing protein, producing MFRPENGQAATLRYRCLHRSSPLSAGKVCSGALQCHYHGWLYNQICTPICYQFNTSSGC